One part of the Nymphaea colorata isolate Beijing-Zhang1983 chromosome 8, ASM883128v2, whole genome shotgun sequence genome encodes these proteins:
- the LOC116258348 gene encoding WAT1-related protein At5g07050-like has translation MAGGRAWGSVSAFLKGSMPHVGMTALQIGYAGMNIISVVSFKQGLSNYTLVVYRHAVAALVMAPFAIVLERKGRPKITFSIFLQMFVLGLLGPVIDQNLYYLGMKYTTTTFTSAMCNVTPAMAFVMALLCRMEIVNIKKVRSQAKVVGTLVTVAGAMVMTLYKGPILDMVWSSSHHASGSSSSTEYVGTEFVKGSIMIIISCLAWAALFVLQAYTLTRYPAQLTLTTMICFIGTLQGAVVALVMERHSPSSVWALGWDNKLLTVVYSGVVCSGVSYYVQGLVMEQRGPVFATAFSPLSMVFQVIMSSPIIHEPIYMGEIIGGVVIIVGLYFVLWGKSMDHILMLPADPEAAAGVGEKADKLTNGDGFSIEVASMEALPECSCRPEIASSRT, from the exons ATGGCAGGTGGGAGGGCATGGGGCTCTGTCTCTGCATTCCTCAAAGGGTCGATGCCCCACGTAGGGATGACTGCGCTGCAGATAGGCTACGCTGGGATGAACATCATCTCCGTCGTCTCCTTCAAGCAAGGCCTGAGTAACTACACGCTTGTGGTGTACCGGCACGCCGTGGCGGCGCTTGTCATGGCCCCATTCGCTATCGTCTTAGAAAG GAAAGGGAGGCCGAAGATTACGTTTTCTATATTTTTGCAGATGTTTGTGCTCGGGCTCTTGGG ACCTGTGATAGACCAGAATTTGTATTATTTGGGAATGAAGTACACGACGACCACATTCACGTCCGCCATGTGCAACGTCACTCCGGCCATGGCCTTTGTTATGGCCTTGTTATGCAG GATGGAGATCGTGAATATAAAGAAGGTAAGGAGCCAAGCTAAGGTGGTGGGGACACTAGTGACAGTGGCTGGAGCAATGGTGATGACTCTGTACAAAGGACCCATTTTGGACATGGTGTGGTCGTCCAGTCACCACGCATCTGGATCATCGTCTAGCACTGAGTATGTGGGCACAGAATTTGTGAAGGGCTCCATCATGATCATCATTTCTTGCCTCGCCTGGGCTGCCCTCTTCGTGTTGCAG GCCTACACTCTAACGAGGTATCCGGCTCAGCTCACCCTCACCACAATGATATGCTTCATCGGCACGCTGCAGGGCGCTGTTGTAGCGCTGGTGATGGAGCGCCACTCTCCTTCTTCTGTCTGGGCCTTGGGTTGGGACAACAAGCTCCTCACTGTTGTCTACTCG GGAGTGGTGTGCTCGGGGGTATCGTACTACGTGCAAGGGCTGGTGATGGAACAGAGGGGTCCTGTTTTTGCTACAGCTTTTAGCCCTCTCAGCATGGTATTCCAAGTCATCATGTCCTCTCCTATAATTCACGAACCAATCTACATGGGCGA gATAATTGGTGGAGTTGTAATTATTGTTGGACTGTATTTTGTCTTGTGGGGTAAAAGCATGGACCACATCCTTATGTTACCGGCAGACCCCGAAGCAGCAGCAGGAGTTGGAGAAAAGGCTGATAAGCTTACAAATGGAGATGGTTTCTCAATCGAGGTGGCGTCCATGGAAGCTCTGCCAGAGTGCTCTTGCAGACCCGAAATTGCTTCTTCACGTACTTGA